From the genome of Camelus dromedarius isolate mCamDro1 chromosome 19, mCamDro1.pat, whole genome shotgun sequence, one region includes:
- the HSD17B8 gene encoding (3R)-3-hydroxyacyl-CoA dehydrogenase isoform X5 — translation MASQLRLRSALALVTGAGGGIGRAVSVRLAAEGAAVAACDLDGAAARETVRLLGGPGSEEGAPCGAHAAFQADVSETRAVRRLLEQVQACFSRPPSVVVSCAGITRDEFLLHMSEDDWDRVIAVNLKGIFLVNQAAAQALVSSGCPGSIINISSIVGKVGNVGQTNYAASKAGVIGLTQTAAREFGRHGIRCNSVLPGFIKTPMIQKVPQKVLDKVTGMIPMGRVGDPEGGLFM, via the exons ATGGCGTCTCAGCTCCGGCTCCGCTCGGCTTTGGCCCTGGTCACAG GTGCGGGTGGCGGCATCGGCCGAGCAGTCAGTGTGCGCCTGGCCGCTGAGGGGGCCGCCGTGGCCGCTTGCGACCTGGACGGGGCAGCGGCACGAGAGACGGTGCGGCTGCTGGGAGGGCCGGGGAGCGAGGAGGGGGCGCCCTGCGGGGCCCACGCTGCCTTCCAGGCTGACGTGTCCGAGACCAGGGCCGTCAGGCGCTTGCTGGAGCAAGTGCAG GCCTGCTTTTCTCGCCCGCCATCTGTCGTTGTGTCCTGTGCGGGCATCACCAGGGATGAGTTTCTGCTCCACATGTCGGAAGATGACTGGGACAGAGTCATAGCTGTCAACCTCAAG GGCATCTTCCTAGTCAATCAGGCTGCAGCCCAAGCCCTGGTGTCCAGTGGCTGTCCTGGCTCCATCATCAACATCAGTAGCATCGTAGGGAAG GTGGGGAATGTGGGACAGACAAACTACGCAGCATCCAAGGCTGGAGTGATTGGGCTGACCCAGACTGCAGCCCGGGAGTTCGGACG ACATGGGATCCGCTGTAACTCTGTCCTCCCAGGGTTCATTAAAACACCCATGATACAGAAAGTGCCTCAGAAAGTGCTGGATAAG GTAACTGGAATGATCCCAATGGGACGTGTGGGGGACCCTGAGG GAGGTCTTTTCATGTAA
- the HSD17B8 gene encoding (3R)-3-hydroxyacyl-CoA dehydrogenase isoform X1 produces the protein MASQLRLRSALALVTGAGGGIGRAVSVRLAAEGAAVAACDLDGAAARETVRLLGGPGSEEGAPCGAHAAFQADVSETRAVRRLLEQVQACFSRPPSVVVSCAGITRDEFLLHMSEDDWDRVIAVNLKGIFLVNQAAAQALVSSGCPGSIINISSIVGKVGNVGQTNYAASKAGVIGLTQTAAREFGRHGIRCNSVLPGFIKTPMIQKVPQKVLDKVTGMIPMGRVGDPEDVADVVAFLASGDSGYITGASVEVTGMRPSWGGRGQRSATQMI, from the exons ATGGCGTCTCAGCTCCGGCTCCGCTCGGCTTTGGCCCTGGTCACAG GTGCGGGTGGCGGCATCGGCCGAGCAGTCAGTGTGCGCCTGGCCGCTGAGGGGGCCGCCGTGGCCGCTTGCGACCTGGACGGGGCAGCGGCACGAGAGACGGTGCGGCTGCTGGGAGGGCCGGGGAGCGAGGAGGGGGCGCCCTGCGGGGCCCACGCTGCCTTCCAGGCTGACGTGTCCGAGACCAGGGCCGTCAGGCGCTTGCTGGAGCAAGTGCAG GCCTGCTTTTCTCGCCCGCCATCTGTCGTTGTGTCCTGTGCGGGCATCACCAGGGATGAGTTTCTGCTCCACATGTCGGAAGATGACTGGGACAGAGTCATAGCTGTCAACCTCAAG GGCATCTTCCTAGTCAATCAGGCTGCAGCCCAAGCCCTGGTGTCCAGTGGCTGTCCTGGCTCCATCATCAACATCAGTAGCATCGTAGGGAAG GTGGGGAATGTGGGACAGACAAACTACGCAGCATCCAAGGCTGGAGTGATTGGGCTGACCCAGACTGCAGCCCGGGAGTTCGGACG ACATGGGATCCGCTGTAACTCTGTCCTCCCAGGGTTCATTAAAACACCCATGATACAGAAAGTGCCTCAGAAAGTGCTGGATAAG GTAACTGGAATGATCCCAATGGGACGTGTGGGGGACCCTGAGG ATGTGGCAGATGTGGTCGCATTCTTGGCATCTGGAGACAGTGGATACATCACAGGGGCGTCAGTAGAAGTCACTGGTATGAGGCCATCttggggaggaagagggcagagaagTGCAACCCAGATGATATGA
- the HSD17B8 gene encoding (3R)-3-hydroxyacyl-CoA dehydrogenase isoform X2 has protein sequence MASQLRLRSALALVTGAGGGIGRAVSVRLAAEGAAVAACDLDGAAARETVRLLGGPGSEEGAPCGAHAAFQADVSETRAVRRLLEQVQACFSRPPSVVVSCAGITRDEFLLHMSEDDWDRVIAVNLKGIFLVNQAAAQALVSSGCPGSIINISSIVGKVGNVGQTNYAASKAGVIGLTQTAAREFGRHGIRCNSVLPGFIKTPMIQKVPQKVLDKEVFSCNCLKDPGLCSHPHHSARPPAAEDSEFPGYKRGGSVWLRNAEYGRQGCL, from the exons ATGGCGTCTCAGCTCCGGCTCCGCTCGGCTTTGGCCCTGGTCACAG GTGCGGGTGGCGGCATCGGCCGAGCAGTCAGTGTGCGCCTGGCCGCTGAGGGGGCCGCCGTGGCCGCTTGCGACCTGGACGGGGCAGCGGCACGAGAGACGGTGCGGCTGCTGGGAGGGCCGGGGAGCGAGGAGGGGGCGCCCTGCGGGGCCCACGCTGCCTTCCAGGCTGACGTGTCCGAGACCAGGGCCGTCAGGCGCTTGCTGGAGCAAGTGCAG GCCTGCTTTTCTCGCCCGCCATCTGTCGTTGTGTCCTGTGCGGGCATCACCAGGGATGAGTTTCTGCTCCACATGTCGGAAGATGACTGGGACAGAGTCATAGCTGTCAACCTCAAG GGCATCTTCCTAGTCAATCAGGCTGCAGCCCAAGCCCTGGTGTCCAGTGGCTGTCCTGGCTCCATCATCAACATCAGTAGCATCGTAGGGAAG GTGGGGAATGTGGGACAGACAAACTACGCAGCATCCAAGGCTGGAGTGATTGGGCTGACCCAGACTGCAGCCCGGGAGTTCGGACG ACATGGGATCCGCTGTAACTCTGTCCTCCCAGGGTTCATTAAAACACCCATGATACAGAAAGTGCCTCAGAAAGTGCTGGATAAG GAGGTCTTTTCATGTAACTGCCTCAAGGACCCTGGACTCTGCTCACACCCCCACCACTCTGCTCGGCCTCCTGCTGCTGAGGACTCTGAGTTCCCAGGCTACAAAAGGGGTGGCAGTGTATGGCTCAGGAATGCTGAATATGGGAGGCAGGGGTGCTTGTGA
- the RXRB gene encoding retinoic acid receptor RXR-beta isoform X1 translates to MSWAARPPFLPQRHAAGQCGPVGVRKEMHCGVASRWRRRRPWLDPAAAAAAAAAGEQQTPEPEPGEAGRDGMGDSGRDTRSPDSSSPNTLPQGATTPSPPGPPLPASAAASLGGSGAPPPAPMPPPPLGSPFPVISSSMGSPGLPPPAPPGFSGPVSSPQINSTVSLPGGGSGPPEDVKPPVLGVRGLHCPPPPGGPGAGKRLCAICGDRSSGKHYGVYSCEGCKGFFKRTIRKDLTYSCRDNKDCTVDKRQRNRCQYCRYQKCLATGMKREAVQEERQRGKDKDGDGEGAGGAPEEMPVDRILEAELAVEQKSDQGVEGPGGTGGGGSSPNDPVTNICQAADKQLFTLVEWAKRIPHFSSLPLDDQVILLRAGWNELLIASFSHRSIDVRDGILLATGLHVHRNSAHSAGVGAIFDRSLSRVLTELVSKMRDMRMDKTELGCLRAIILFNPDAKGLSNPSEVEVLREKVYASLETYCKQKYPEQQGRFAKLLLRLPALRSIGLKCLEHLFFFKLIGDTPIDTFLMEMLEAPHQLA, encoded by the exons ATGTCTTGGGCTGCTCGCCCGCCCTTCCTCCCCCAGCGGCATGCCGCAGGGCAGTGTGGGCCGGTGGGGGTGCGAAAAGAAATGCATTGTGGGGTCGCGTCCCGGTGGCGGCGGCGACGGCCCTGGCTGGATCccgcagcggcggcggcggcggcagcagccgGAGAACAACAAACCCCGGAGCCGGAGCCGGGGGAGGCTGGACGGGACGGGATGGGCGACAGCGGGCGGG ATACTCGAAGCCCAGACAGTTCCTCCCCAAATACCCTTCCGCAGGGGGCTACTACCCCTTCTCCTCCTGGGCCGCCCCTACCCGCTTCAGCAGCTGCATCCCTTGGAGGCTCtggagccccacccccagccccgatGCCACCCCCACCACTGGGCTCCCCCTTCCCAGTTATCAGTTCTTCCATGGGGTCCCCCGGTCtgccccctccagctcctccaggattCTCCGGGCCTGTCAGCAGTCCCCAG ATTAACTCAACAGTGTCGCTCCCTGGGGGTGGGTCTGGCCCCCCTGAAGATGTGAAGCCACCAGTCTTAGGGGTCCGGGGCCTGCACTGTCCACCCCCTCCAGGTGGCCCTGGGGCTGGCAAACGGCTATGTGCAATCTGCGGGGACCGAAGCTCAG GCAAACACTATGGGGTTTACAGCTGTGAGGGCTGCAAAGGCTTCTTCAAGCGCACCATCCGTAAGGACCTGACCTACTCATGCCGGGACAACAAAGACTGCACGGTGGACAAGCGCCAGCGGAACCGCTGTCAATACTGCCGCTATCAAAAGTGCCTGGCCACTGGCATGAAGAGGGAGG CGGTACAGGAGGAGCGTCAGCGGGGGAAGGACaaagatggggatggggagggggctgggggagccccTGAGGAGATGCCGGTGGACAGGATCCTGGAGGCAGAGCTTGCTGTGGAACAGAAGAGTGACCAGGGCGTTGAGGGTCCTGGGGGAACCGGGGGTGGCGGCAGCAGC ccaAATGACCCAGTGACTAACATCTGTCAGGCAGCTGACAAGCAGCTATTCACGCTTGTTGAGTGGGCGAAGAGGATCCCACACTTTTCCTCCTTGCCGCTGGATGACCAGGTCATACTGCTGCGGGCAG GCTGGAACGAGCTCCTCATTGCCTCCTTCTCTCACCGATCCATTGATGTCCGAGATGGCATCCTCCTCGCCACAGGTCTTCACGTACACCGCAACTCAGCCCATTCCGCAGGCGTGGGAGCCATCTTTGACCG GTCCCTCTCCAGGGTGCTGACAGAGCTAGTGTCCAAAATGCGTGACATGAGGATGGACAAGACAGAACTTGGCTGCCTGAGGGCAATCATTCTGTTCAACCCAG ATGCCAAGGGCCTCTCCAACCCCAGTGAGGTAGAGGTCCTGCGGGAGAAAGTGTATGCATCACTGGAAACCTACTGCAAACAGAAGTACCCTGAGCAGCAGGGACG GTTTGCCAAGCTGCTGCTGCGTCTTCCTGCTCTCAGGTCCATAGGCCTTAAGTGTCTAGAGCATCTGTTTTTCTTCAAGCTCATTGGTGACACCCCCATTGACACCTTCCTCATGGAGATGCTTGAGGCTCCCCACCAGCTGGCCTGA
- the HSD17B8 gene encoding (3R)-3-hydroxyacyl-CoA dehydrogenase isoform X6: MASQLRLRSALALVTGAGGGIGRAVSVRLAAEGAAVAACDLDGAAARETACFSRPPSVVVSCAGITRDEFLLHMSEDDWDRVIAVNLKGIFLVNQAAAQALVSSGCPGSIINISSIVGKVGNVGQTNYAASKAGVIGLTQTAAREFGRHGIRCNSVLPGFIKTPMIQKVPQKVLDKEVFSCNCLKDPGLCSHPHHSARPPAAEDSEFPGYKRGGSVWLRNAEYGRQGCL, translated from the exons ATGGCGTCTCAGCTCCGGCTCCGCTCGGCTTTGGCCCTGGTCACAG GTGCGGGTGGCGGCATCGGCCGAGCAGTCAGTGTGCGCCTGGCCGCTGAGGGGGCCGCCGTGGCCGCTTGCGACCTGGACGGGGCAGCGGCACGAGAGACG GCCTGCTTTTCTCGCCCGCCATCTGTCGTTGTGTCCTGTGCGGGCATCACCAGGGATGAGTTTCTGCTCCACATGTCGGAAGATGACTGGGACAGAGTCATAGCTGTCAACCTCAAG GGCATCTTCCTAGTCAATCAGGCTGCAGCCCAAGCCCTGGTGTCCAGTGGCTGTCCTGGCTCCATCATCAACATCAGTAGCATCGTAGGGAAG GTGGGGAATGTGGGACAGACAAACTACGCAGCATCCAAGGCTGGAGTGATTGGGCTGACCCAGACTGCAGCCCGGGAGTTCGGACG ACATGGGATCCGCTGTAACTCTGTCCTCCCAGGGTTCATTAAAACACCCATGATACAGAAAGTGCCTCAGAAAGTGCTGGATAAG GAGGTCTTTTCATGTAACTGCCTCAAGGACCCTGGACTCTGCTCACACCCCCACCACTCTGCTCGGCCTCCTGCTGCTGAGGACTCTGAGTTCCCAGGCTACAAAAGGGGTGGCAGTGTATGGCTCAGGAATGCTGAATATGGGAGGCAGGGGTGCTTGTGA
- the HSD17B8 gene encoding (3R)-3-hydroxyacyl-CoA dehydrogenase isoform X4, protein MASQLRLRSALALVTGAGGGIGRAVSVRLAAEGAAVAACDLDGAAARETVRLLGGPGSEEGAPCGAHAAFQADVSETRAVRRLLEQVQACFSRPPSVVVSCAGITRDEFLLHMSEDDWDRVIAVNLKGIFLVNQAAAQALVSSGCPGSIINISSIVGKVGNVGQTNYAASKAGVIGLTQTAAREFGRHGIRCNSVLPGFIKTPMIQKVPQKVLDKMWQMWSHSWHLETVDTSQGRQ, encoded by the exons ATGGCGTCTCAGCTCCGGCTCCGCTCGGCTTTGGCCCTGGTCACAG GTGCGGGTGGCGGCATCGGCCGAGCAGTCAGTGTGCGCCTGGCCGCTGAGGGGGCCGCCGTGGCCGCTTGCGACCTGGACGGGGCAGCGGCACGAGAGACGGTGCGGCTGCTGGGAGGGCCGGGGAGCGAGGAGGGGGCGCCCTGCGGGGCCCACGCTGCCTTCCAGGCTGACGTGTCCGAGACCAGGGCCGTCAGGCGCTTGCTGGAGCAAGTGCAG GCCTGCTTTTCTCGCCCGCCATCTGTCGTTGTGTCCTGTGCGGGCATCACCAGGGATGAGTTTCTGCTCCACATGTCGGAAGATGACTGGGACAGAGTCATAGCTGTCAACCTCAAG GGCATCTTCCTAGTCAATCAGGCTGCAGCCCAAGCCCTGGTGTCCAGTGGCTGTCCTGGCTCCATCATCAACATCAGTAGCATCGTAGGGAAG GTGGGGAATGTGGGACAGACAAACTACGCAGCATCCAAGGCTGGAGTGATTGGGCTGACCCAGACTGCAGCCCGGGAGTTCGGACG ACATGGGATCCGCTGTAACTCTGTCCTCCCAGGGTTCATTAAAACACCCATGATACAGAAAGTGCCTCAGAAAGTGCTGGATAAG ATGTGGCAGATGTGGTCGCATTCTTGGCATCTGGAGACAGTGGATACATCACAGGGGCGTCAGTAG
- the SLC39A7 gene encoding zinc transporter SLC39A7 has translation MARGLGAPHWVAVGLLTWAALGLLVAGHGGHGDMYEDLHEDFHGHSHRHSHEDFHHGHSHAHGHGHTHESIWHGHTHGHDHGHSHEDLHHGHSYGHSHESLYHGGHGHDHEHSSGGYGESAAPGIKQDLDTVTLWAYALGATVLISAAPYFVLFLIPVESNSPRHRSLLQILLSFASGGLLGDAFLHLIPHALEPHSHHHLEQPGHGHSHSGQGPILSVGLWVLSGIVAFLVVEKFVRHVKGGHGHSHGHGHTHGHAHGHTHGSHGRGRQEHPSKDKQSSEEEEKEAGGSRKRRGGGTRPKDGPVRPQNSEEEKAGSDLRVSGYLNLAADLAHNFTDGLAIGASFRGGRGLGILTTMTVLLHEVPHEVGDFAILVQSGCSKKQAMRLQLLTAVGALAGTACALLTEGGAVGSEVAGGTGPGWVLPFTAGGFIYVATVSVLPELLREASPLQSLLEVLGLLGGVVMMVLIAHLE, from the exons ATGGCCAGAGGCCTGGGGGCCCCTCACTGGGTGGCCGTGGGACTGCTGACCTGGGCCGCCTTGGGGCTGCTAGTGGCCGGACACGGGGGTCATGGCGACATGTACGAAGACCTGCACGAGGACTTCCATGGCCACAGCCACAGGCACTCACATGAGGATTTCCACCAtggacacagccatgcccatggCCATGGCCACACTCATGAGAGCATCTGGCATGGACATACCCACGGTCACGACCATGGACATTCACATGAGGATTTGCACCATGGCCATAGTTATGGCCATTCCCATGAAAGCCTCTACCATGGAGGACACGGACATGACCATgagcacagctctggaggctatgGGGAGTCTGCGGCTCCGGGAATCAAGCAGGACCTGGACACTGTCACTCTCTGGGCCTAT GCACTGGGGGCCACAGTACTGATCTCTGCAGCTCCATATTTCGTCCTCTTCCTTATCCCTGTGGAGTCAAACTCCCCTCGGCACCGCTCTCTGCTCCAGATCTTGCTGAGTTTTGCTTCGGGTGGGCTCCTGGGAGATGCCTTCCTGCACCTCATCCCTCATGCTCTGG AACCCCATTCTCACCACCATCTGGAGCAGCCGGGACATGGACACTCCCACAGTG GCCAGGGCCCTATTCTGTCTGTGGGACTGTGGGTCCTTAGTGGAATTGTCGCCTTTCTTGTGGTGGAGAAATTTGTGAGACATGTGAAAGGAGGACATGGACACAGTCATGGACATGGACACACTCACGGACACGCTCACGGTCACACACATGGAAGTCATGGACGTGGAAGACAAG agCATCCTTCAAAGGATAAGCAGAgctcagaggaagaagaaaaggaagcagggGGGTCAAGGAAGAGGCGAGGAGGGGGCACAAGGCCCAAAGATGGACCAGTGAGACCTCAGAATTCTGAAGAGGAAAAAGCAGGTTCAG ACCTGCGTGTGTCAGGGTACCTGAATCTGGCTGCTGACCTGGCACACAACTTCACAGATGGTCTGGCCATTGGTGCTTCATTTCGAGGGGGTCGGGGGCTGGGAATCCTGACCACGATGACTGTCCTGCTACATGAAGTGCCCCATGAAGTTGGGGACTTTGCCATCTTGGTCCAGTCTGGCTGCAGCAAAAAGCAG GCGATGCGTCTACAACTACTGACGGCAGTAGGGGCACTGGCAGGCACAGCTTGTGCTCTCCTAACTGAAGGAGGGGCAGTGGGCAGTGAAGTTGCAGGCGGTACAGGTCCTGGCTGGGTTCTGCCATTCACTGCAGGTGGCTTTATCTACGTAGCAACGGTGTCCGTGTTGCCTGAGCTGTTGAGGGAGGCATCACCATTGCAGTCACttctggaggtgctggggctgctgggaggagttGTCATGATGGTGCTAATTGCCCACCTGGAGTGA
- the HSD17B8 gene encoding (3R)-3-hydroxyacyl-CoA dehydrogenase isoform X3, protein MASQLRLRSALALVTGAGGGIGRAVSVRLAAEGAAVAACDLDGAAARETVRLLGGPGSEEGAPCGAHAAFQADVSETRAVRRLLEQVQACFSRPPSVVVSCAGITRDEFLLHMSEDDWDRVIAVNLKGIFLVNQAAAQALVSSGCPGSIINISSIVGKVGNVGQTNYAASKAGVIGLTQTAAREFGRHGIRCNSVLPGFIKTPMIQKVPQKVLDKVTGMIPMGRVGDPEDVADVVAFLASGDSGYITGASVEVTGGLFM, encoded by the exons ATGGCGTCTCAGCTCCGGCTCCGCTCGGCTTTGGCCCTGGTCACAG GTGCGGGTGGCGGCATCGGCCGAGCAGTCAGTGTGCGCCTGGCCGCTGAGGGGGCCGCCGTGGCCGCTTGCGACCTGGACGGGGCAGCGGCACGAGAGACGGTGCGGCTGCTGGGAGGGCCGGGGAGCGAGGAGGGGGCGCCCTGCGGGGCCCACGCTGCCTTCCAGGCTGACGTGTCCGAGACCAGGGCCGTCAGGCGCTTGCTGGAGCAAGTGCAG GCCTGCTTTTCTCGCCCGCCATCTGTCGTTGTGTCCTGTGCGGGCATCACCAGGGATGAGTTTCTGCTCCACATGTCGGAAGATGACTGGGACAGAGTCATAGCTGTCAACCTCAAG GGCATCTTCCTAGTCAATCAGGCTGCAGCCCAAGCCCTGGTGTCCAGTGGCTGTCCTGGCTCCATCATCAACATCAGTAGCATCGTAGGGAAG GTGGGGAATGTGGGACAGACAAACTACGCAGCATCCAAGGCTGGAGTGATTGGGCTGACCCAGACTGCAGCCCGGGAGTTCGGACG ACATGGGATCCGCTGTAACTCTGTCCTCCCAGGGTTCATTAAAACACCCATGATACAGAAAGTGCCTCAGAAAGTGCTGGATAAG GTAACTGGAATGATCCCAATGGGACGTGTGGGGGACCCTGAGG ATGTGGCAGATGTGGTCGCATTCTTGGCATCTGGAGACAGTGGATACATCACAGGGGCGTCAGTAGAAGTCACTG GAGGTCTTTTCATGTAA
- the RING1 gene encoding E3 ubiquitin-protein ligase RING1: MTTPANAQNASKTWELSLYELHRTPQEAIMDGTEIAVSPRSLHSELMCPICLDMLKNTMTTKECLHRFCSDCIVTALRSGNKECPTCRKKLVSKRSLRPDPNFDALISKIYPSREEYEAHQDRVLIRLSRLHNQQALSSSIEEGLRMQAMHRAQRVRRPMPGSDQTTTMSGGEGEPGEGEGDGEDVSSDSAPDSAPGPAPKRPRGGGAGGSSVGTGGGGTGGVGGGAGSEDSGDRGGTLGGGTLGPPSPPGAPSPPEPGGEIELVFRPHPLLVEKGEYCQTRYVKTTGNATVDHLSKYLALRIALERRQQQEAGEPGGPGGGACDAGGPDGGGGEGGGAGGGDGPEEPALPSLEGVSEKQYTIYIAPGGGAFTTLNGSLTLELVNEKFWKVSRPLELCYAPTKDPK; encoded by the exons ATGACGACGCCGGCGAATGCCCAGAATGCCAGCAAAACGTGGGAACTGAGTCTGTATGAGCTCCACCGGACCCCGCAG gaagccatcatgGATGGCACAGAGATTGCAGTTTCCCCCCGGTCACTGCATTCAGAACTCATGTGCCCCATCTGCCTGGACATGCTGAAGAATACGATGACAACCAAGGAGTGCCTCCACCGATTCTGCTCTGACTGCATTGTCACGGCCCTGCGGAGCGG gaaCAAGGAGTGCCCTACCTGCCGAAAGAAGCTTGTATCCAAGCGGTCTCTGCGGCCAGACCCCAACTTTGATGCCCTGATCTCTAAGATCTATCCCAGCCGAGAGGAATATGAGGCCCACCAAGACCGGGTGCTCATCCGCCTCAGCCGCTTGCATAACCAGCAGGCTCTGAGCTCCAGCATTGAGGAGGGGCTACGCATGCAGGCCATGCACAG GGCCCAGCGTGTGAGACGGCCGATGCCTGGGTCAGATCAGACCACAACGATgagtggaggggaaggagagcctggggagggagaaggggatggAGAGGACGTGAGCTCAGACTCTGCCCCTGACTCCGCCCCAGGCCCGGCTCCCAAGCGACCCCGTGGAGGGGGTGCAGGGGGGAGCAGTGTAGGGACAGGGGGAGGAGGAactggtggggtgggtgggggcgctGGTTCTGAAGACTCTGGTGACCGGGGAGGGACACTGGGAGGGGGAACCCTGGGCCCCCCAAGCCCTCCCGGGGCCCCCAGTCCCCCGGAGCCAGGTGGAGAAATTGAGCTCGTGTTCCGGCCCCACCCTCTGCTTGTGGAGAAAGGAGAATACTGCCAGACTAG GTATGTGAAGACAACTGGGAATGCCACAGTGGACCATCTCTCAAAGTACCTGGCCCTGCGCATTGCCCTGGAACGGAGGCAGCAGCAAGAGGCTGGGGAGccaggagggcctggagggggcGCCTGTGATGCTGGAGGACctgatgggggtggtggggagggtgggggtgccGGAGGAGGTGACGGCCCTGAGGAGCCTGCCTTGCCCAGTCTGGAGGGGGTCAGCGAAAAGCAGTACACCATCTACATCGCCCCTGGGGGCGGAGCTTTCACG ACATTGAATGGCTCACTGACCCTGGAGCTGGTGAATGAGAAGTTCTGGAAGGTGTCCCGACCACTGGAGCTCTGCTATGCCCCCACCAAGGATCCAAAGTGA
- the RXRB gene encoding retinoic acid receptor RXR-beta isoform X2 — MSWAARPPFLPQRHAAGQCGPVGVRKEMHCGVASRWRRRRPWLDPAAAAAAAAAGEQQTPEPEPGEAGRDGMGDSGRDTRSPDSSSPNTLPQGATTPSPPGPPLPASAAASLGGSGAPPPAPMPPPPLGSPFPVISSSMGSPGLPPPAPPGFSGPVSSPQINSTVSLPGGGSGPPEDVKPPVLGVRGLHCPPPPGGPGAGKRLCAICGDRSSGKHYGVYSCEGCKGFFKRTIRKDLTYSCRDNKDCTVDKRQRNRCQYCRYQKCLATGMKREAVQEERQRGKDKDGDGEGAGGAPEEMPVDRILEAELAVEQKSDQGVEGPGGTGGGGSSPNDPVTNICQAADKQLFTLVEWAKRIPHFSSLPLDDQVILLRAGWNELLIASFSHRSIDVRDGILLATGLHVHRNSAHSAGVGAIFDRVLTELVSKMRDMRMDKTELGCLRAIILFNPDAKGLSNPSEVEVLREKVYASLETYCKQKYPEQQGRFAKLLLRLPALRSIGLKCLEHLFFFKLIGDTPIDTFLMEMLEAPHQLA, encoded by the exons ATGTCTTGGGCTGCTCGCCCGCCCTTCCTCCCCCAGCGGCATGCCGCAGGGCAGTGTGGGCCGGTGGGGGTGCGAAAAGAAATGCATTGTGGGGTCGCGTCCCGGTGGCGGCGGCGACGGCCCTGGCTGGATCccgcagcggcggcggcggcggcagcagccgGAGAACAACAAACCCCGGAGCCGGAGCCGGGGGAGGCTGGACGGGACGGGATGGGCGACAGCGGGCGGG ATACTCGAAGCCCAGACAGTTCCTCCCCAAATACCCTTCCGCAGGGGGCTACTACCCCTTCTCCTCCTGGGCCGCCCCTACCCGCTTCAGCAGCTGCATCCCTTGGAGGCTCtggagccccacccccagccccgatGCCACCCCCACCACTGGGCTCCCCCTTCCCAGTTATCAGTTCTTCCATGGGGTCCCCCGGTCtgccccctccagctcctccaggattCTCCGGGCCTGTCAGCAGTCCCCAG ATTAACTCAACAGTGTCGCTCCCTGGGGGTGGGTCTGGCCCCCCTGAAGATGTGAAGCCACCAGTCTTAGGGGTCCGGGGCCTGCACTGTCCACCCCCTCCAGGTGGCCCTGGGGCTGGCAAACGGCTATGTGCAATCTGCGGGGACCGAAGCTCAG GCAAACACTATGGGGTTTACAGCTGTGAGGGCTGCAAAGGCTTCTTCAAGCGCACCATCCGTAAGGACCTGACCTACTCATGCCGGGACAACAAAGACTGCACGGTGGACAAGCGCCAGCGGAACCGCTGTCAATACTGCCGCTATCAAAAGTGCCTGGCCACTGGCATGAAGAGGGAGG CGGTACAGGAGGAGCGTCAGCGGGGGAAGGACaaagatggggatggggagggggctgggggagccccTGAGGAGATGCCGGTGGACAGGATCCTGGAGGCAGAGCTTGCTGTGGAACAGAAGAGTGACCAGGGCGTTGAGGGTCCTGGGGGAACCGGGGGTGGCGGCAGCAGC ccaAATGACCCAGTGACTAACATCTGTCAGGCAGCTGACAAGCAGCTATTCACGCTTGTTGAGTGGGCGAAGAGGATCCCACACTTTTCCTCCTTGCCGCTGGATGACCAGGTCATACTGCTGCGGGCAG GCTGGAACGAGCTCCTCATTGCCTCCTTCTCTCACCGATCCATTGATGTCCGAGATGGCATCCTCCTCGCCACAGGTCTTCACGTACACCGCAACTCAGCCCATTCCGCAGGCGTGGGAGCCATCTTTGACCG GGTGCTGACAGAGCTAGTGTCCAAAATGCGTGACATGAGGATGGACAAGACAGAACTTGGCTGCCTGAGGGCAATCATTCTGTTCAACCCAG ATGCCAAGGGCCTCTCCAACCCCAGTGAGGTAGAGGTCCTGCGGGAGAAAGTGTATGCATCACTGGAAACCTACTGCAAACAGAAGTACCCTGAGCAGCAGGGACG GTTTGCCAAGCTGCTGCTGCGTCTTCCTGCTCTCAGGTCCATAGGCCTTAAGTGTCTAGAGCATCTGTTTTTCTTCAAGCTCATTGGTGACACCCCCATTGACACCTTCCTCATGGAGATGCTTGAGGCTCCCCACCAGCTGGCCTGA